Genomic DNA from Gaiellales bacterium:
CTACGCCTTCGCGGCGACCTTGCTGCTGACGACCTTGGCCAGGATGTCGGACTCGCGCAGGATGAGGTACTCGTCCCCCGACAGCTTGATCTCGGTGCCGCCATACTTCGAAAAGATGATCTCGTCGCCCTTCTTCACGTCGAGCGCGACGAGCTTGCCGTCCTCGTAACGGCCGGGACCGACGGCGAGAACCTTGCCGCGCTGCGGCTTCTCCTTCGCCGTGTCAGGGAGGACGATCCCGCTGTAGGTGACCTCCTCCTCGTCCAGGACCTCGACGATCACGCGATCGCCCAGAGGCTTCAGATCCATGCAACCCTCCTCGGATATACCATGCTCAGAACCCTGGCACTCTCGCATTGCGAGTGCCAGGAGGCAGACTAGCAGGCCTGGCTCAGGCGTTCAACCAGAAGGTTGGCACTCTCTCACGGAGAGTGCCAGAGGACGCAGCGCAACAGCCACGACGAGCGACGCGATCACGAGCACCACATACGTGAGCCGGTCGGACGTCGACTGGGCCAGGGCGGCACCCGCGGCGGGGCCGATCAGGAAGCCTGCGCCCCACACCAGGTTGAGCAGCCCGAAGACGTTCGCGTGGGCGAGCGCGGCCCCGTCGGCGCCCTCCGCGCAGAGCGGGAACCCGACCGCGTACTGGCCGCTGATCGGGAGCGTCGCCGCCACGAACAGCACCGCCAGCACAAGGGCGGACGGCGCCGCTGCCAGCCCGGCGAGGACGGCCGC
This window encodes:
- the groES gene encoding co-chaperone GroES, whose protein sequence is MDLKPLGDRVIVEVLDEEEVTYSGIVLPDTAKEKPQRGKVLAVGPGRYEDGKLVALDVKKGDEIIFSKYGGTEIKLSGDEYLILRESDILAKVVSSKVAAKA